The following proteins are co-located in the Rippkaea orientalis PCC 8801 genome:
- a CDS encoding AGE family epimerase/isomerase, whose amino-acid sequence MMKHFIQATTIMGIVLNKQPDTHQFVIESRSGDHYCINVKETTDFRCLTNLDGINNDRFLDPTNPPQNLAEKIDAYLHENLLVAVEAIEEIQGEKILFDATCIHLLTTPKSQYLFEQTHWWLNQISRMADEWLDDLFGDRRNYTEADFSQLYRTNLNIVGLPTDNDIQEMATLSRLIFGLSSAYLLTGNQRYLSAASAGVNFQREAFRSLSHDGKYCFWAYGRRRQKYGTEWKMLSEDGTDAGTMPIYEQIYALAGLTQYYRITNDWAVFRDIRRTIRTFNDFYLDTKANNPDFPGKGGYFSHLDYATMRPDNPSLGINQSRKNWNSIGDHIPAYLINLLLALDPLPVGRESDADLKQFVQICREMLDDCTKNILEHFPDPHCPYVNERFKADWTPEHDWNWQQNRAIVGHNLKIAWNLTRVANYYLSTGNKIDADKALALATSLADKMLEYGLDPVRGGCFDAVERDPKNGMTFQFAWGSTKDFWQQEQGILAYLILYGKTKKPEYLKAAREMMAFWNVFFLDRDNRGVFFRVSEIGSPVVQGSYINKGGHAIAGYHAFELNYLAHLYIRSLVGLAPGGDENFCLYFHLPANSQQRSINVLPDYFPPGQVKIVGITVNGVSRRAIAEDQFQIHLTESDLESNTDCIIIVEFQASDRNLT is encoded by the coding sequence ATGATGAAACACTTCATCCAAGCTACAACAATCATGGGAATTGTCCTGAATAAACAACCAGACACCCATCAATTTGTTATTGAATCGCGCTCAGGGGATCATTATTGTATCAACGTTAAAGAAACCACTGATTTTCGCTGTTTAACCAATCTCGATGGCATTAATAATGATCGCTTTCTTGATCCGACTAACCCCCCCCAAAATCTAGCTGAAAAAATTGACGCTTACCTTCATGAAAACCTGCTGGTTGCGGTTGAAGCGATTGAAGAAATTCAAGGAGAAAAAATTCTTTTTGACGCAACTTGCATTCATTTGCTAACCACCCCCAAATCACAATACTTATTTGAACAAACCCACTGGTGGTTAAACCAAATTTCTCGCATGGCCGATGAATGGTTAGATGATTTATTTGGCGATCGCCGTAACTATACCGAAGCGGACTTTTCCCAACTCTATCGCACCAATCTGAATATTGTGGGACTCCCCACCGATAACGATATTCAGGAGATGGCCACCCTATCGCGCTTAATTTTTGGTCTGTCTTCGGCCTATCTTTTAACCGGCAACCAGCGATATCTATCCGCAGCGTCAGCCGGGGTTAATTTTCAGCGCGAAGCTTTCCGCAGTCTCAGTCATGACGGCAAATACTGCTTCTGGGCTTATGGTCGTCGTCGTCAAAAGTACGGAACCGAATGGAAGATGCTCTCAGAAGACGGAACCGACGCGGGAACCATGCCCATTTACGAACAAATTTACGCCCTAGCGGGATTAACCCAATACTACCGCATTACCAATGATTGGGCAGTTTTCCGAGATATTCGACGAACTATTCGCACTTTTAATGATTTTTATCTGGATACCAAAGCTAATAACCCCGATTTTCCCGGTAAAGGCGGATATTTCTCCCATCTGGACTATGCTACCATGCGTCCAGATAATCCCTCATTAGGCATCAATCAATCCCGCAAGAACTGGAACTCCATCGGTGATCATATTCCTGCCTATTTGATTAATTTATTGTTAGCCCTTGATCCTTTGCCCGTAGGACGAGAATCTGACGCTGATTTAAAACAATTTGTGCAAATTTGTCGGGAAATGCTCGATGATTGTACTAAAAATATCCTAGAACATTTTCCTGACCCTCATTGCCCCTATGTCAATGAACGCTTTAAAGCTGACTGGACTCCCGAACACGACTGGAATTGGCAACAAAATCGAGCAATTGTCGGCCATAACCTGAAAATTGCCTGGAATCTCACCCGTGTAGCTAATTACTACCTCTCTACAGGGAATAAAATCGATGCCGACAAAGCCTTAGCGTTAGCGACCAGTCTGGCTGATAAAATGCTCGAATATGGCTTAGATCCGGTCAGAGGAGGCTGTTTTGATGCAGTCGAACGAGATCCCAAAAATGGTATGACCTTCCAATTTGCCTGGGGTAGTACGAAAGACTTCTGGCAACAAGAACAAGGCATTTTAGCCTATCTCATTCTCTATGGAAAAACGAAAAAACCCGAATATCTGAAAGCAGCCCGCGAAATGATGGCCTTTTGGAATGTATTCTTCTTGGATCGGGATAATCGAGGGGTTTTCTTCCGCGTTAGTGAAATTGGATCACCCGTTGTTCAAGGCAGTTACATCAATAAAGGAGGTCACGCGATCGCCGGGTATCATGCTTTTGAACTAAACTACCTCGCCCACTTATATATTCGCTCCTTAGTCGGATTAGCACCAGGGGGAGATGAGAATTTCTGTCTCTATTTCCATCTGCCGGCCAATAGTCAACAGCGTTCGATCAACGTTCTTCCTGACTACTTCCCACCTGGACAGGTCAAAATTGTGGGAATTACCGTTAATGGGGTATCTCGACGCGCGATTGCAGAAGATCAGTTTCAAATTCATCTAACAGAGTCCGATCTAGAGTCTAATACTGATTGCATCATCATTGTTGAGTTTCAAGCAAGCGATCGTAATTTGACTTAG